A window of Geotrypetes seraphini chromosome 16, aGeoSer1.1, whole genome shotgun sequence genomic DNA:
CTTATGAGAAGACAGTTTGATTGTCCATGCCATGGGTAAATAGGAGGAGCTACTTGAGGGAAGGAAAAAGGGCCCTTTTTCTCTGTCTGCAGTTGGACAGGAAAATAAATCCAGAAGAGCTGGGGGTGAAGCATCAATCTCAGAGCTGCGAGCATGTGTCTCCTACTACTGAAGCATGGGAAGTCACTACCAGATCACAGCTGTGGAAGAAGTTGTTATTTCCTTGCCGGTGTATGCACTGAACTGTGTCAGGGGTCTGAATCGATAGAGAAGTAACCATTGCAGGCACTATAAAAATGAGGCAGAAGGCACAGAATCTGCGTTTGGATTTATTTCCTCTGTCCTCTCTGTGTGAATTGATTAAATTTAACTgttgtctttcttgaggtacaggAGATAGGAGGAAAGGAGCTACTGTATTTGTCTGTGGATGAGGAAGTCAGATTTGGTGGTGGGACTTGGTGTATGACACTGCTTCTGAGGTGGAGGAGAGCTCCAGCACAACAGCTCCGTTCTCAATATTTCTTGGGCCCACCGAGTTAGGAGAAGCAAGTGCTGGCACTGCCGCCATTTTGGACTCAGGTGAGTGAGGTTTATTCTTTGCAACTTTAGCAGTTTTTGTCAGCATACCTTGTCCCTGGAGCTCAAGATATACACCGCGAATCATGGCTCCATTAGATCTTTCTAATAGGATCCAAACTGAGTCAGGGTCCCATGTTGGAAggggagaagactgagaggggatttgatagagacttttaaaatattaaaaggatttgatataatagaccaagaagcagtattgctaacattttctgatgtgacacagacaagaggtcatagcctgaaactgagcagcagcaggttcaggacaaatgtcaggaaattctgtttcacacagcgcgtggtgggtgcttggaatgcactcccggaggaggtcgtggcagagactactgtactgggattcaagcgcaggttggatgcacaccttcttgcatatcatattgaaggatacggtaaagtcgggtctccagaaagaaatacctaaatgggccgccgcgtgtgcggagcaccggactacatggacctcggtctgatccggtgaaggcatttcttatgttcttatgggatttTTTAGTGGATTCTCAGGCTGCTGGCCATGGAGCTCAGCGAGACATATCTTGCCAGGTCTAGCTCATCAAGCGACTCCCACAACAGCTCTATCAGTAATGTCACCCTGAAGTATGCCTGCTTCTGATCCTTGCTTGTCTGTGAAGAATGATCATAGCCCCTTTTTTTCACAGAAAATGAAGGTTACAGTGCTAAAAGCAGATAAATCAGTATAAACAAAATTTGATTGAGAACTCAGAGGGACTTGTGTAGTCACCTCCAGGGATGCAATGCTTGTGAGAGAACCAAGTGGAAAAAAATACTGGTTATCTTGCTGAAGGAGAGAGCGCTAAATTGAGATAGGTGCTCACAGAGCAGTGGGATGTTTTGCTCTAgagctgtttgtttgtttttggactCAGCAGTTTTCGTAAACTCTCATAGGCCTTCCAGCTCAATTAGAACTTGGAATCTGGCATCAAAAGCCTTCAAATCACAAGTACCCACTTATTTGTTCccctattctctctctctctccaatgcACCTAGTTTGGTCGTTGCAACAACAGTCCTGAGCCACAGGATAGGCACCAGGGTTTCTTCTGGAATCCTGTATGGTGGTCTTTAAATTTAATCATTAAGTGTCACTCTTGAGTGATAACTAAGACTtctgctgccccctcccccaccgggCTGTGAATGACATCTTTTAACATTTTGTTGAATCTCTCTGCTTACTTCAGTGCAATGGAATATTTGCTGTTTCCTGATTCACTGTTCCGCACAAGATAACTTGCTTCCTTACATGCCTGGAGGCGGCTCTCAGCCTCCATTCGTGAAATGGCTCCATGATACCAGCTGCAATGAAAAGGAGCAGAAACATAAAGATAGCACAAAATCCAAATTCTAGCTGGAGGAAATCACAACCTCTACACATGCTATGCAATGAATAGAGAAGTATATCAGTCAGATTTATCCAGCATACTTAGAACACTAAGTAGTGATCACTTCTCTGGGAAGCACTCCTCTAGTATCTGAAGTATAACATCTTCCCTTATCCATTCACCCTCTTTCTTGTATCTTAAGTCTCTAACACATCTCTCCTATATCTCAGGGCTGAAATGTTTCCCTATTCATTAACGCTCTCCTGTATCTCACAGTTAGATATTATCTAAGTCATCCTTCCCTTTATACAGACATGGCAAGAGGTACTTGGCAATCCAACATGGCCAAAAGGATCACACTTACGGTTGTTTTTCTAGAGGGACAGTTGGCTCCACTCTTTCCATCTCACTGGACTCAGACACTGTTTGCTTCAGGATTTTGTGTGTCCAGCTCTTCTGACGCTGATGCTGCCACCCTGTTTCTTCTTTGGGAGAAGATATTTTTTCTGACCCCTCAAACTGAACTGCAAGGAAGCATGGTTTAATACATGGCTGTTAGCATGTAATCTCGGATATAGAAAAATAGGTCTTTCTTGGTCTAGTAACCTCTGCATTGTCAGTTATCTAATGGGTCTCTTATCCATTTTCTCATCTTTCAATTTTCCACCAAACTTTTCCTCTATACTTCCTTATCTCTGTTTAGTCAAACCTCTTTTCTCAGTCTTCTCATTTTATTCCTCCTGAagtttttcccaatttttttacCAGCATTGTGAAGCGTCATAtacctctttttctctccttgtcTGAAAACACCTCTCAATACCTCTTATTTTTCCACAAGCATCTTTTTCACTCCTGCTAGATGTTTACTTATCTACCCTGTGGTAGTCATTCCTCTTTTTCTCTAAAGGGGTTCCTATCTCTCACTTGAATTTCTTCTTACCCAAAAGGACCATTTTCCTTCTCTTCCACTTAGCTTTCAGCAGGGTCTCTCACCTGACAAAGCTTTCACAATGTGCTCTTTCTTCCACTCCCATGGCTGCTCATATTCTGCTGCGGGTCGCTGGTCACTTTCAGGCATTCTGTTCTCTGCAGCATGTGCCTTTCTTTCTATAACACAGCTTGGCAGCTCTTCCTGTTTGGCATCATCTCCTCCTTTTGTTGGTTCAAATGGTGTGTCATACACTTGTGGGAGCTTTTCCAACAGTTCTTTGGAGCCTGGTCTCTTCATGGAGGACACTTCAGATTTACTGCTATTTCCACTGGGCTCACCAGGGCCGTCTAGCTCCAGCAGGATTACGGTTTTCCCCACAGGGTCCTTGGAGCCTCTCCTGCGAATTTCTGGAAAAAGAAAACATACTAAAAGCAAGCTGTAAGGGGAGAAGATTAGAACAGAACCCTCTTATCTCACTGAATATCCTTACAGGACACGTAGGCACTATTCTGATAGTGTTGGTGTAATGTGTGAGTGGAGCTGCAATCATCCAGACAGCAACTATATTCAGACCTCTACCCAGATGATTACTTGAATAAAGATAAGAAATTCctatctaagggctagattcacaaagcaaatcgatcgtataccaattggtttgcgagccctttgcgacccgatttccctctgacccaattcactaatgtgtgtagcgatcccatcccaatccgtgcatgcaaatgagggaaatggcatgtaaATTTTggagggcagcgattcactaaacaattttttaacaccgattgggcttgccgatcagaaaagaagcaactgctgaagaccagttgcttctatcctggccgactctcctgctctttaaAACTACAGGCTCACAAAGCTTTTTAGCagagcaagcccatggttttaacccgaaaTCCGCCGACACCgttgccactgccatcgggccTGACGCTGcccaccccgtccccgcaaatatggcaggagagatgccaactccctcctgccatcgcaaaACCTCTATCGGCccggcccacccctcccctccgtCCGCAGctcttaaaattatggcaggagggttcccactccctcctgccatatctactGCTACTAAACCTcccctcccaacaagtgccccgaacactttccctccctcctcaaaCACCCCAAAATAATTTGCCCCGCAGTCACCATTTAAAATTTTGGCAGGTGGgttcctactccctcctgccatcggtcccacccacccaaaaactaacggcaggagggatgccaactccctcctgccaccccctggatgccccctccccgtacctttaacagaggacgggtgctcaatccctcttgCTCCAATGCCTGCTGCGAAGGCAtcatcccttgggaggggcctggagcacctcagccaatcatggacttccgtagggaggagtctaaggaagtccctgattggctgagttgcctcaggcccctcccaagggaggagcctgaggcgcttTAGGCCTtgccctgtgcatcacatgatgcaccggggcggaaCCTATGACCTCAGACTCGTCGTGGGacgcattggagcaggagggattgagcacccttcCTGTTCCGTTAAAAGATACGGGGAGGGGGCATCCAGGGGGGTTAGTTTTTGgcagggtgggactgatggcaggagggagtggggaccCTCCTGCCAAAATTTTAAACGGTGGCTGTGGGGCAAATTTTGGGGGATGTTCGGGAGGAAGGAGTGTTCGGGGCActtgtttgggagggaggggttaatttttttttttttttttaatcgggcagatttTGCGTGTGTAAAATACTCAAAATATATGtccaattaaaaaatatatattttaaagccggcagaagccctgacagcagtgacagaaggctgtttctcctgtcactactgtcagggctttagcaATCCGTGCAGTTTCAAGGGGGCATGCCAACGATCGTCtccatgcaggcctttagtgaatttgtcagcctgcatgcaaACAGACACAGATTggagttagtgaatctagccctaaatgtcaTCTGGTTAGCTATCTGGATAGCAGTTTGAATACTGCCACTAACTGCACAGCAGGGGCACTCATACCTctaactggatattcagtgtcacACAATATCTGGATAATGATGCTGAATATTTATGCTTTCTTTAGCTGCTGCTGTTGGCATTTAAAAACATTGACTTTGGCAGCTGAATATAGACTTGTTGGTTTTTGCTCAGGCTTTATTTTTCTTTAGACTGTGTCTAAGCCAAGCTAATTTGCTGCATTGAGCACAGATAACATTTGGACCCATGCTTAGCACTAATTGTTGGAAGCATTTTGGTGCATTTTCCATCTATTAATGAATCTGTATAACAGGAAGAAGACAGGTAATGTAATGTATCCAGAAGACAAAAAATTCCCAACAGTGTGCCATATAGCAGTTACCTGTAAGTAGGTGTTATTCAAGaacagcaggcaggtattctcaaatgttggtgacgtcatccatggaagcCGGTATAGAAAGTATTAAAGTGTACTATcactttaaaaaattttcaaaGTCTCACGACTGCCCATACTACGCATGCGCCAGATGTCTTCCTGTCTGACGtcggctcatgggaccatcagttcagtaaaaaaaaaaaaaagctaagaagctagctagggaaggtgggagggtagtgagaatatctgcctgctattctcggataacacctgttacagcagcatattctcacatgcggGACTCTCTAGCTGCCATGATCATAATTCTGAGCCTGGCAAAATTTAAAAAGGGTTagagggaagttggcatctaaatagaaaataaattctgtagaactgcttggctgaaCTGACTATTCTGTCTGAATGATTCTCCAAAGAGTATGAATTAAGCACTAAGTGGctgctttacatatgtcctcaaTGGAAGTGGCATGTAGATGGGCTACTGAAGATGCCATTGCTCTTACTTTATATGCAGTGACACAACCCTCCAGCGTCAGCCCAGcccgagcatagcaaaaggagatagTCAGCTAGCCACGTAGAGatagttctcttggtgacaggacAGGAGATctaaggagaaattctataaccagcgccaaATTTAAGCATTGGTAGGTGCCCTGCCAATGGTCAGAAACAGCAGGGTTGAAGTGCATACCGACGCCTAAATAAAGGGCGGCTGAAATGGCCGCTGGAATTGTGACTAGGAAGTCGCTTTAGGCCGCAGaacaaagtaggcatggctaaccCCCAAAGTGGCGTTAGGCGATCTAAAGCATCTACCCAGCCGCGAATTAtgccaagataggtggctgaaatgtaggcctgggaaaccctagcctacatttcagtcACCTATCTTTGTCTAGACCGCAGTAGCCGATCACGGCAGggaaatttccccctcccccatcagctgagcatcAAGGATTCCCCAAAGCCGCGATTCTTTAACCGGCACCTAAATTCTGGGCACTAGTTACAGAAtagtggctttggggagtccctgctgctcagctgatgagGGCGAGGGAATTTCTCctgctgcagcagggaacccccaaaccccaccgcAAATCagccagcagaagagatgcctatTCCCTCTTGCTGGCACCCCTCTCTCCACTAACATCCCCAATACTTGAGCGCTGGTTACAAAAtcacagctttggggagtccctgccgctcagcCAATTGGGGAGGGATccctctgccacaatcagctgctGTGGCTGCAGTCTAGCAGCTAAGATAAgcggctgaaatgtagacctGGGTTTTCTTGacgcgattctgtaaccggcgccctgGAATGATTGA
This region includes:
- the SHE gene encoding SH2 domain-containing adapter protein E isoform X2 produces the protein MAKWFKEFPLSLKATSERARFSGLGTSAGKSHPKASRQSSAVEARKSQPSGKEGRLSQESLPGLLLPTPGTKGHKSLRAGSGLQEEAGGARSSNSNAYIGRLIKVDPVLQEKSRGPAGPVPEHEKGKSPKQQQQQQHTIIIVEDYADPYDAKSTKGQRDAERTGDNDGYMEPYDAQQMITEIRRRGSKDPVGKTVILLELDGPGEPSGNSSKSEVSSMKRPGSKELLEKLPQVYDTPFEPTKGGDDAKQEELPSCVIERKAHAAENRMPESDQRPAAEYEQPWEWKKEHIVKALSVQFEGSEKISSPKEETGWQHQRQKSWTHKILKQTVSESSEMERVEPTVPLEKQPWYHGAISRMEAESRLQACKEASYLVRNSESGNSKYSIALKSCKC